Proteins from a single region of Bombus pascuorum chromosome 5, iyBomPasc1.1, whole genome shotgun sequence:
- the LOC132907350 gene encoding WD repeat-containing protein 81 isoform X2 yields MDVMTKELLVPTKYIKVIDGRICLTIHKNWLTSLVNTGPISFINHERLSEDEIAAYPTLDDLGPDWIRIYVRIYEKQHKYAVPLPRGRNINGNTHSDLTYSQLMHYVAETNYRNLWKECYKKYYSPWNCIEHKEQYNITANVSDIWIMQEVLQKMYGCTLVQIQNGSVVSVLPGTPTEIHCNLLPILFAIETTSAFLTLHEQTAEYSLRECVMYSPAALSMSHGKPLFLIYQLLQLSRDLHDRGLVLGEITLSDILLMDNFTIQVLPKVSDNIYIKPENEHFKVSTSQEIKVKSFNGCKKNLDTISSNSIVQENFKFGINANIEKLCEMWVYNCISNYDYLTALNNLAGRRYGDPSCHHVMPWVTDFTSRCGGNWRDLTKSKFRLNKGDRQLDLTFDSQSTEVGHHVSDVLSEITYYVYLSRRYNKSVLCKYVRSQWVPGEYPASIQRLHDWSPDECIPQFFTDPRVFKSIHEDLPDLEIPGWATSPEDFVERHREALESFHVSERLHHWIDLTFGYKLSGSAAVKSKNVCLQLVDNHTTLTNSGIVQLFTQPHPQKIIPSPYWCKIPPRLRSSFSVNKYKSDQSGNRTSDDEGHSSGLEEEELPTSIINTSRSSPLVLSRLLSRSRGSLLTTEDNAKQDKSTSQTIILPKDYNPVTAILHVETMHAFMNKVSSQVYKPQFELHESFTNYKQIVASGRIKEQQILGCLILEIFLSNKFRATWNVEKVSFAKRLATCLNILKMSADSLPKCVRNAVALLLQVDIIPNSYDIDNIEVTDMPFRYPTITHMGLPPPSAHQFLQPILSGSLFPFSKYYKYLFNIVEMLQEYNNLVRELNFIMKSEEDIDFICKTKTKFLCKISECKVKAIARELEHVLFHTGVAREAYLELIMPHIQQVMEEPYSAVLAAWHLFDPIAKALGPRDTAQTFLLSIMKLYENGSFIDNFAHADILPSGLIAKLKTTRLYHRNFLLKLMVRLGLRRFLENFIAPLVEAVGGYRDYVQGSSTYIHKTGNLKSCDLSGICNDGEGILSPLDEDFSADSEHNITLSPVPITSDYARDINSADNDVEEVFTMETEESSWISLNSGATYDIDLNVDLSLNLNDDLNEEGSKISPLKSVKSPTIPIPKISNCSSKSLTEFSNIGCHVGSKTSNDEFTYGGFGHPTNTSEETCIIGVEEQNSAILKMDDNKSSTAEHENIQLDHTYQKSTSNECTTSEMSAESIIWLSHRLGPVLTARYLSRNLLRMLTLCYTGKENLTITDDTSLSIEGIPWNKKVLLGDHNANKVLECLAAIAGLYGEQIIVLQYFAHMVELLALCKRKLTQNLEGGLISCLTLLNHITPYLSDAVLMDILHEPIVKAILYPTVRILSSTRFTFPNGIIARSIMTEKCLETLFMFSLRLGSVITRNHLAVPIQRFFLAFDKSFNQDVTENVKDEIHQKTISEHFISVKILNEDNRDILGPQTNFNQDVADSYSPPVVENIDASDSQKNKALEELKAVFTTEFAHKTYMLFYKCIDSEVMEQILKNHEHIRNLCHKYEQETKTTFNTGNTEIKNKDAVNFENISVVGNRFAVQTNEVGDYVTSENIISNREANCSLSNGRQLRGNWLAYWEHEIGRSEKDTAFNIKQIKLQTFSGHTNSIRCLYVLDNENSFMSGGRDKTVKLWSLRSQGDGNTVTSCQYTYTGHKKSILALTFLESLRYVVTCDGTIHCWDPFMGSLLGCPESSRPVPVNTLAASPPPCTTLLVGTTDITLRVIDCRTFQYVNEMKVSVNPTGLIRCIAVAPSGYWVALGQASGFLTILDIRTGLIIASWKGHECEILQLEAINETTLISSSLDETIAVWSALDGKLKFHMKGSTEPVHCMTTYEQELVIGTTANRIGVYTSIETTASFSSSKLKSDTFKGLLTTMAVLPLNRLLLLGADNGGITLIC; encoded by the exons ATGGATGTAATGACAAAAGAGTTGCTTGTACccacaaaatatataaaagtaatagatGGTAGAATTTGTTTAaccattcataaaaattggcTAACCAGTTTAGTTAACACAGGTCCAATCTCTTTTATTAATCATGAACGATTAAGTGAAGATGAAATTGCAGCTTATCCTACACTTGACGATCTTGGTCCAGACTGGATAAGAATATATGTTAGA ATTTATGAAAAACAGCATAAATATGCTGTTCCACTCCCAAGAGGAAGGAATATAAATGGAAATACTCATTCAGATCTAACATATTCACAATTAATGCACTATGTTGCAGAAACTAATTATCGAAATTTGTGGAAAGAatgttataaaaagtattaca GTCCATGGAATTGCATAGAACATAAAgaacaatacaatataactgCTAATGTAAGTGATATATGGATTATGCAAGAAGTATTGCAAAAAATGTATGGTTGTACTTTAGTACAAATACAAAATGGATCAGTGGTATCTGTGTTGCCTGGTACACCAACCGAAATACATTGCAATCTTCTTCCAATACTGTTTGCTATTGAAACTACATCTGCCTTCCTAACATTACATGAGCAAACTGCAGAATATTCTCTCCGTGA GTGTGTAATGTACAGTCCTGCTGCTTTAAGTATGAGTCATGGAAAAccattgtttttaatatatcagCTATTACAATTATCTAGAGATTTACATGATCGGGGTTTAGTATTAGGTGAAATTACCCTTAGTGATATATTACTTATGGATAATTTTACTATTCAG GTGTTACCAAAAGTAAgtgacaatatatatataaaacctGAAAATGAACATTTCAAAGTTTCTACTAGTCaggaaattaaagtaaaaagttttaatggctgtaaaaagaatttagatacaatttcatcaaattctaTAGtgcaagaaaattttaaatttggaataaatgcaaatattgaaaaattgtgtGAAATGTGGGTGTATAATTGTATTAGTAATTACGATTATTTAACTGCATTGAATAATTTGGCTGGTAGAAGATACGGTGATCCAAGTTGTCATCATGTAATGCCTTGGGTCACAGATTTTACATCAAGATGTGGTGGTAATTGGAGAGATTTGACAAAATCTAAATTTCGATTGAACAAAGGTGACAGACAATTAGATTTAACATTTGATTCACAATCGACTGAA GTGGGGCATCATGTATCCGATGTATTATCAGAAATCACATACTACGTTTATCTTTCTCGTCGCTATAATAAATCTGTCCTTTGTAAATATGTACGATCACAATGGGTGCCAGGTGAATATCCTGCCTCGATACAAAGGTTACATGACTGGAGTCCAGATGAATGTATACCACAATTTTTTACTGATCCTAGAGTTTTTAAG tcCATTCATGAAGATTTGCCAGATTTAGAAATTCCTGGATGGGCAACATCTCCAGAAGATTTTGTTGAAAGACATAGAGAAGCTTTAGAAAGTTTTCATGTTTCTGAAAGATTACATCACTGGATAGATTTAACTTTTGGTTATAA aTTATCCGGTTCAGCAGCAGTAAAATCTAAAAACGTCTGTTTGCAACTTGTTGACAATCATACTACTTTAACTAACTCTGGAATTGTTCAACTTTTTACACAACCACATCCTCAGAAAATCATTCCTTCACCTTATTGGTGTAAGATCCCACCTCGATTACGCTCATCTTTCTCAGTTAATAAGTATA aaagTGATCAATCTGGGAATAGAACTAGTGATGATGAAGGTCATAGTTCTGGacttgaagaagaagaattaccaacatcaattataaatacatcGAGATCGTCTCCTTTGGTCTTAAGTCGATTATTAAGTCGTTCTCGAGGTTCTTTACTCACTACTGAAGACAATGCTAAACAAGATAAATCTACAAGTCAGACAATAATTCTTCCAAAAGATTATAACCCTGTTACAGCTATTTTGCATGTGGAAACTATGCACGCATTTATGAATAAAGTAAGCTCTCAAGTTTATAAACCGCAATTTGAGTTACACGAGTCATTCACAAATTACAAACAAATTGTGGCTAGTGGACGTATTAAGGAACAACAAATTCTCGGTTgtttaattttggaaatatttttgtctaaTAAATTTCGAGCAACATGGAATGTTGAAAAAGTATCATTTGCAAAAAGACTTGCTACATGCTTAAACATCTTGAAAATGTCGGCTGATAGTCTACCTAAATGTGTAAGAAATGCTGTTGCCTTATTACTTCAAGTTGATATTATACCAAATAGTTACGATATTGATAACATAGAA GTAACTGACATGCCTTTTCGTTACCCAACTATTACACACATGGGTCTACCTCCACCATCTGCACATCAATTTTTACAACCAATACTTTCTGGAAGTTTGTTTCCATTTTccaagtattataaatatctgttTAATATTGTAGAAATGTtacaagaatataataatttagttcgtgaattaaattttataatgaagTCTGAAGAAGATATAGATTTTATATgtaagacaaaaacaaaattcctTTGTAAGATCAGTGAATGTAAAGTTAAAGCAATTGCAAGAGAATTAGAACATGTATTGTTTCATACTGGAGTTGCAAGGGAAGCATATTTAGAACTAATAATGCCTCATATACAGCAAGTAATGGAAGAACCATATAGTGCTGTTTTGGCTGCATGGCATTTATTTGATCCTATTGCTAA AGCATTGGGTCCTCGAGATACTGCacaaacatttcttttatccattatgaaattatatgaaaatggttcctttatagataattttgcTCATGCTGATATTCTCCCTTCAGGATTAATAGCAAAATTGAAAACCACGCGTTTATATCATAGAAATTTCTTGCTTAAGCTTATGGTAAGGTTGGGTCTACGAcgatttttggaaaattttattgcacCTCTTGTGGAAGCAGTTGGAGGCTATAGAGATTATGTGCAAGGATCTTCaacatatattcataaaactgGCAATCTCAA GAGTTGTGATTTAAGTGGGATATGTAATGATGGAGAAGGAATTTTATCTCCTTTAGATGAGGATTTTTCTGCAGATTCAGaacataatattactttatcaCCTGTACCTATAACTAGTGACTATGCACGTGATATAAATTCAGCTGACAATGACGTCGAGG AAGTATTTACAATGGAAACAGAAGAAAGTTCTTGGATATCTTTAAATTCTGGTGCAACATATGATATTGATCTAAATGTTGATTTGAGTTTGAATCTAAATGATGATTTAAATGAAGAGGGAAGTAAAATTTCACCACTGAAATCTGTTAAATCGCCAACAATTCCTATACCAAAAATATCCAATTGTTCCAGTAAATCTCTGACAGAGTTTAGTAATATTGGTTGTCATGTTGGAAGTAAGACTTCTAATGATGAATTTACTTATGGTGGATTTGGCCACCCTACTAATACTTCTGAGGAAACATGTATTATAGGAGTTGAAGAACAAAATTctgcaatattaaaaatggatGATAATAAATCTAGCACTGCAGAACATGAAAATATCCAATTGGATCACACTTATCAAAAATCTACATCAAATGAGTGCACAACCTCTGAAATGAGTGCTGAATCTATTATCTGGTTGTCTCATCGACTTGGTCCTGTGCTTACTGCCCGATATTTATCACGAAATTTATTGAGAATGCTTACATTATGTTACACTGGGAAAGAGAACTTAACAATAACCGATGATACTTCCTTGTCTATTGAAGGTATTCCCTGGAATAAGAAAGTTTTACTTGGTGATCATAATGCTAACAAAGTTTTGGAATGCCTTGCAGCTATTGCag gttTATATGGAGAACAAATTATAGTATTGCAATATTTTGCACACATGGTAGAACTTCTAGCACTgtgtaaaagaaaattgacaCAAAATTTAGAAGGGGGACTTATTTCATGTTTAACCCTTTTAAACCATATTACACCATATCTTAGTGATGCAGTACTGATGGATATACTTCAT GAACCAATCGTGAAAGCAATACTGTATCCTACAGTTCGTATATTATCATCTACAAGATTTACTTTTCCCAATGGTATAATCGCACGTTCGATAATGACAGAAAAATGTttagaaactttatttatgTTTAGTTTACGATTGGGTAGTGTTATTACAAGAAATCATTTAGCTGTACCTATTCAACGTTTTTTTTTAGCATTTGATAAATCATTTAATCAAGATGTTACAGAAAATGTTAAGGATGAGATTCACCAAAAAACAATAAGTGAGCACTTTATAAG tgTAAAGATTTTAAATGAAGATAATAGAGATATTCTGGGAcctcaaacaaattttaatcaagatGTTGCTGATTCTTATTCTCCCCCAGttgtagaaaatatagatGCCTCTGATTCTCAAAAGAATAAG GCACTTGAAGAACTAAAAGCTGTATTTACAACAGAATTTGCTCATAAAACATATATGctcttttataaatgtattgaTAGTGAAGTAATGGAACAAATACTTAAAAATCATGAACATATACGCAATTTATGTCATAAATATGAgcaagaaacaaaaacgacttTTAACACTG GAAAtacggaaataaaaaataaagatgcagttaattttgaaaatatatcagTTGTGGGAAATAGGTTTGCTGTGCAAACGAATGAAGTCGGGGATTATGTTACTTCAGAAAACATAATATCTAATCGTGAAGCAAATTGTTCTTTATCAAATGGAAGACAGTTACGAGGAAATTGGTTAGCATATTGGGAACATGAAATTGGAAGATCAGAAAAAGATACAGCATTtaacataaaacaaataaaactcCAAACTTTTAGCGGTCATACTAATAGTATTAGATGCCTATATGTGTTAGATAATGAGAATAGTTTTATGAGTGGAGGAAGAGATAAGACTGTGAAGTTATGGAGTTTAAGAAGTCAg gGGGATGGAAACACTGTTACATCTTGTCAGTATACTTATACTGGACATAAAAAGTCGATCCTTGCCCTTACATTCCTAGAATCTTTACGATATGTAGTTACCTGTGATGGCACAATTCATTGCTGGGATCCTTTTATGGGTTCCCTTCTTGGATGTCCAGAAAGCTCACGTCCAGTCCCTGTAAATACACTAGCTGCAAGTCCTCCCCCATGTACAACTTTACTTGTGGGTACAACTGATATTACTCTGAGAGTTATTGATTGTAGAACATTTCAGtatgtaaatgaaatgaaa GTATCTGTAAATCCAACAGGTTTGATTCGATGTATTGCAGTAGCACCTAGTGGTTATTGGGTAGCATTGGGTCAAGCATCAggttttttaacaattttagatATTCGTACTGGACTTATTATTGCATCTTGGAAAGGCCATGAATGTGAA ATATTACAATTAGAGGCAATTAATGAAACTACATTAATTAGTTCTTCACTAGATGAAACTATTGCCGTATGGAGTGCACTAGATGGAaaactaaaatttcatatgaa ggGCTCTACAGAACCAGTTCATTGCATGACTACGTATGAACAAGAATTAGTTATAGGAACAACTGCAAATCGGATAGGAGTTTACACATCCATAGAAACAACAGCTTCATTTTCATCATCAAAATTAAAGTCTGATACTTTCAAAGGTCTCCTTACGACAATGGCGGTTCTCCCTCTTAATAGATTATTGTTATTAGGTGCAGATAATGGTGGAATAacattaatttgttaa